A single Desulfovibrio piger DNA region contains:
- a CDS encoding purine-nucleoside phosphorylase gives MQNWKEVQLAVAALRRRLGAALPSRPDAAIILGTGLSGLVERMEDTRSVPYADLPGFPVFTVASHAGAFVLGRLGGRTVLVQQGRCHLYEGFGPDKVCMGVRVMAGLGADTLILTNAAGALDPQFDAGGLMCISDQINFTGASPLSGPNHEAWGERFPDMSAIYDAGLRDLACACALELGIRLERGVYIGVRGPQMESPAETRMFRRWGADAVGMSSVLEVIAARHLGMRVLGISCLTNKNLPDCMRPAPLEEVIAVAGRAGKDLGRLVEAVVTKL, from the coding sequence ATGCAAAACTGGAAAGAAGTCCAGCTTGCGGTGGCGGCGCTGCGCCGGCGTCTGGGGGCCGCGCTGCCCTCACGGCCCGATGCGGCCATCATCCTGGGCACCGGCCTTTCGGGACTGGTGGAGCGCATGGAGGACACGCGCAGCGTCCCCTATGCCGACCTGCCGGGCTTCCCGGTGTTCACGGTGGCCTCCCATGCCGGGGCCTTCGTGCTGGGGCGTCTGGGCGGCCGCACGGTGCTGGTGCAGCAGGGCCGCTGCCATCTGTACGAAGGTTTCGGGCCGGACAAGGTCTGCATGGGCGTGCGGGTCATGGCCGGGCTGGGGGCGGACACGCTGATCCTCACCAATGCCGCGGGCGCCCTGGATCCGCAGTTCGACGCGGGCGGGCTCATGTGCATCAGCGACCAGATCAACTTCACCGGCGCCTCCCCCCTGAGCGGGCCCAACCATGAGGCCTGGGGCGAGCGCTTCCCCGACATGAGCGCCATCTATGACGCCGGCCTGCGCGACCTTGCCTGTGCGTGCGCGCTCGAACTGGGCATCCGCCTGGAGCGCGGCGTCTACATCGGCGTGCGCGGCCCGCAGATGGAAAGCCCCGCCGAGACCCGCATGTTCCGCCGGTGGGGCGCCGATGCCGTGGGCATGAGCTCCGTGCTGGAGGTCATCGCCGCCCGCCATCTGGGCATGCGCGTGCTGGGCATCTCCTGCCTCACCAACAAGAACCTGCCCGACTGCATGCGGCCCGCGCCGCTGGAAGAAGTCATCGCCGTGGCCGGCCGGGCCGGGAAGGACCTGGGCCGCCTTGTGGAAGCGGTGGTGACAAAGTTGTAA